From the Hymenobacter yonginensis genome, one window contains:
- a CDS encoding ATP-binding protein, giving the protein MAQSSVSYFDENLLASDITLTNCDREPIHIPGLIQPYGFLLCLDEHTRRIVQTSANVEPVLGLAPPALLGAGLELLLDAAYLAEVDALWPTLTETARLLGVRLTGVAGQPFYKLILHRHDGLVWVEGEPVAEAGNNAFDLPALNLTMGQLLAADSVLECCQIAAEQVQALTGFDRVAIYRFAPDDSGEVIAEAIRPDLAPWLGLRYPASDIPRQARAMYLKNWLRFIPDARYQPVPLVPTLRPGASRPPDMTYAVLRSVSPIHLEYLHNLGSAATMTISLIREGALWGMITCHHETPRLVSYELRELCQFIGKTLSMLLRSKEQQDEQSYRQHVREHQARLFELVTVDSSFTTELAHYTPTLLDMFRCGGAAICYGGEITRLGQTPDEPQIAALVAWLDAHNRQPIFHTDSYPRLNPAGRDIRETASGILAISLSQAPGEYILWFRPEQVQTVTWAGRHEKPVTLADGQVFLSPRQSFEAWKQLVEETAAPWQSFELEAAAAVRQHISDVRLKRFQALEQHATDLARLNTELERSNEELDSFAYVASHDLKEPLRGIHNYALFLLEDYADVLDAEGVSKLQTLVRLSQRMEGLIESLLQLSRVGRLDLSLEEVSLAEVLAAVVDLLYPRIAETGTTVHVLDNLPTVRADRVRLQELFNNLLTNAMRYNLSEQKFVEIGQAPDTARGPQGTGDTADYHVFYVRDNGIGIARKHHESIFRIFKRLHAQDKFEGGTGAGLAIARKMVEKHDGELWVESELGQGATFYFSISKHL; this is encoded by the coding sequence CGCGGCGTATCTGGCCGAAGTAGACGCCCTGTGGCCTACTCTCACCGAAACGGCCCGCCTGCTGGGCGTGCGCCTCACCGGGGTGGCGGGCCAGCCCTTTTACAAGCTGATTCTGCACCGCCACGATGGCTTAGTGTGGGTGGAAGGCGAGCCGGTGGCCGAAGCCGGCAACAATGCCTTCGACCTGCCCGCCCTCAACCTGACCATGGGCCAGCTGCTGGCCGCCGACAGCGTGCTCGAATGCTGCCAGATTGCGGCTGAGCAGGTACAGGCCCTCACCGGCTTCGACCGGGTGGCCATCTACCGGTTTGCGCCCGACGACAGCGGCGAGGTGATTGCCGAAGCCATCCGCCCCGACCTGGCCCCGTGGCTGGGGCTGCGCTACCCGGCCTCCGACATTCCGCGGCAGGCCCGGGCCATGTACCTCAAAAACTGGCTGCGCTTCATTCCCGATGCCCGCTACCAGCCCGTGCCGCTGGTGCCCACCCTGCGCCCCGGCGCCTCCCGCCCCCCCGACATGACCTACGCCGTGCTGCGGAGCGTGTCGCCCATCCATCTGGAGTACCTGCACAACCTGGGCTCGGCCGCCACCATGACCATTTCCCTGATCCGGGAAGGCGCGCTGTGGGGCATGATTACCTGCCACCACGAAACGCCGCGGCTGGTAAGCTACGAGCTGCGCGAGCTGTGCCAATTCATCGGCAAAACCCTGTCGATGCTGCTCAGGTCAAAGGAGCAGCAGGACGAGCAAAGCTACCGGCAGCATGTGCGGGAGCACCAAGCCCGTTTGTTCGAGCTGGTCACGGTCGACAGCAGCTTCACAACCGAGCTGGCGCACTACACGCCCACGTTGCTGGACATGTTCCGGTGCGGCGGCGCGGCCATCTGCTACGGCGGCGAAATAACCCGCCTGGGCCAGACGCCCGATGAGCCCCAGATAGCCGCCCTGGTAGCCTGGCTCGATGCGCACAACCGCCAGCCCATTTTTCACACAGATTCCTACCCCCGGTTGAACCCAGCTGGCCGCGACATCCGGGAAACGGCCAGCGGCATCCTGGCCATTTCCCTGTCGCAGGCGCCGGGCGAGTACATCCTCTGGTTCCGCCCCGAGCAGGTGCAGACCGTAACCTGGGCCGGCCGCCACGAAAAACCCGTCACGCTGGCCGACGGGCAGGTATTTCTGTCGCCGCGCCAGTCGTTTGAGGCCTGGAAGCAGCTGGTGGAAGAAACGGCCGCGCCCTGGCAGTCGTTTGAGCTGGAAGCCGCCGCCGCCGTCCGGCAGCACATTTCCGATGTACGCCTGAAGCGGTTTCAGGCCCTGGAGCAGCACGCCACCGACCTGGCCCGCCTCAACACCGAGCTGGAGCGCAGCAACGAAGAGCTGGACTCGTTTGCCTACGTGGCCTCCCACGACCTCAAGGAGCCACTGCGGGGCATCCACAACTACGCGCTGTTTCTGCTGGAAGACTACGCCGACGTGCTGGACGCGGAAGGCGTCAGCAAGCTTCAGACGCTGGTCCGGCTCAGCCAGCGCATGGAAGGCCTCATCGAGTCGCTGCTGCAGCTCTCCCGCGTGGGCCGCCTCGACCTGAGCCTGGAGGAAGTGTCGCTGGCGGAGGTGCTGGCGGCGGTGGTGGATCTGCTGTATCCACGCATCGCCGAAACCGGCACCACGGTGCACGTGCTCGACAACCTGCCCACCGTGCGCGCCGACCGGGTGCGCCTGCAGGAGCTGTTCAACAACCTGCTGACCAACGCCATGCGCTACAACCTCTCGGAGCAGAAGTTTGTGGAGATTGGCCAGGCGCCCGACACCGCACGCGGCCCCCAGGGCACCGGCGACACGGCCGACTACCACGTATTTTACGTACGCGACAATGGCATCGGCATTGCCCGCAAACACCACGAAAGCATCTTCCGGATTTTCAAGCGTCTGCACGCGCAGGACAAATTTGAGGGCGGTACCGGAGCGGGCCTGGCCATTGCCAGAAAAATGGTGGAAAAGCACGATGGCGAGCTGTGGGTGGAGTCTGAGCTAGGGCAAGGCGCTACTTTTTATTTTTCGATTTCCAAGCACCTGTAA
- a CDS encoding response regulator: MKASPFAPILIVDDNAEDFTALNRAFRKNDVRHPVVRCEDGDQALEYLQGYGRHPAWPSVLPSIILLDLNMPGTDGQAVLSVLKHDAVLRTIPVIVFTTSANIRDIAECYRLGANSYLTKPIEYHMLEEKIGLIARYWLDSSELYPVS, encoded by the coding sequence ATGAAAGCCTCTCCTTTTGCTCCCATCCTGATTGTCGACGACAATGCGGAAGATTTTACGGCCCTGAACCGGGCCTTCCGCAAAAACGACGTGCGCCACCCGGTGGTGCGGTGCGAAGACGGCGACCAGGCCCTGGAATACCTGCAGGGCTACGGCCGCCACCCGGCCTGGCCCAGTGTGCTGCCCAGCATCATCCTGCTCGATCTGAATATGCCTGGCACCGACGGCCAGGCAGTGCTATCCGTGCTCAAGCACGACGCCGTGCTGCGCACCATCCCGGTTATCGTTTTCACGACTTCCGCCAATATCCGCGACATTGCCGAGTGCTACCGCCTGGGGGCCAACAGCTACCTGACCAAGCCCATCGAATACCACATGCTGGAAGAAAAAATAGGGCTTATTGCCCGGTATTGGCTGGATTCGTCTGAACTATATCCTGTTAGCTAG
- a CDS encoding sensor histidine kinase, with the protein MKRILLIDDNPEDRMLYRRYLGQQVGHERLEIAEASSGEDGLELFRQLRPDCILLDYNLPDTDGLDMLTQLSQLAPPETLCVVMITGGGNESIAVRALNNGALDYLVKQHFDRELLYKTVVYAIEKNEWRQYQNRYHAEIQTMNRQLRDSLAELTHTRQALHSKNAELTAANDQITARNQQLARSNQDLDNFVYAASHDLKQPVNNLQGLFEELRRTAVVQEPDAATIMRLLEESLHSLSTTINDLAAVVQEQRPASPPVSESVNLAELTADVMQALRPQILTTRARISTDFSALTQLQYVRINLRTILLNLLGNALKYRHPARPPHIQLRAYQDGGQPVLEVQDNGLGLNLERHGAELFHLFRRFHPQTAEGTGVGLFLVNRLVEGPGGHIEVESQEDCGTTFRLFLQNDSQA; encoded by the coding sequence GTGAAGCGTATTCTGCTCATCGACGACAACCCCGAAGACCGGATGCTGTACCGGCGCTATCTGGGCCAGCAGGTAGGCCACGAGCGGCTGGAAATTGCCGAAGCCTCCTCGGGCGAAGACGGCCTTGAGCTGTTCCGCCAGCTCCGCCCCGATTGCATCCTGCTCGACTACAACCTGCCTGACACCGACGGCTTGGACATGCTCACGCAGCTAAGCCAGCTGGCCCCGCCCGAAACCCTGTGCGTGGTGATGATTACGGGCGGCGGCAACGAGTCCATTGCGGTGCGGGCCCTCAACAACGGCGCCCTCGACTACCTCGTCAAGCAGCACTTCGACCGGGAGCTGCTCTACAAAACGGTGGTCTACGCCATCGAGAAAAACGAGTGGCGGCAGTACCAGAACCGCTACCATGCCGAAATCCAGACCATGAACCGCCAGCTGCGCGACTCGCTGGCGGAGCTGACCCACACCCGGCAGGCCCTGCACAGCAAGAACGCCGAGCTGACGGCCGCCAACGACCAGATAACGGCGCGCAACCAGCAGCTGGCCCGCAGCAACCAGGACCTGGACAACTTCGTGTACGCCGCCAGCCACGACCTCAAGCAGCCCGTCAACAACCTGCAGGGCCTGTTTGAGGAGCTGCGCCGCACCGCCGTGGTGCAGGAGCCCGATGCGGCTACCATCATGCGCCTGCTGGAAGAGTCGCTGCACAGCCTGTCCACCACCATCAACGACCTGGCCGCCGTGGTGCAGGAGCAGCGGCCAGCCAGTCCACCCGTCAGCGAGTCGGTCAACCTGGCCGAGCTCACGGCCGATGTTATGCAGGCCCTGCGCCCACAGATCTTAACCACGCGGGCACGCATCAGCACCGATTTTTCGGCCCTGACGCAGCTGCAGTACGTCCGGATCAACCTGCGAACCATTCTGCTCAACCTATTGGGCAACGCGCTGAAATACCGCCACCCCGCCCGGCCCCCGCACATACAGCTGCGGGCGTATCAGGACGGCGGGCAGCCGGTGCTGGAAGTGCAGGACAATGGCCTGGGCCTCAATCTGGAGCGCCACGGGGCCGAGCTGTTTCATCTCTTCCGGCGCTTCCACCCGCAGACGGCAGAGGGTACCGGGGTCGGTCTGTTTCTGGTCAACCGGCTGGTGGAAGGGCCTGGCGGCCACATCGAAGTGGAAAGCCAGGAAGACTGCGGCACCACGTTCCGGCTGTTTCTGCAGAACGACAGCCAGGCATAA
- a CDS encoding 1-acyl-sn-glycerol-3-phosphate acyltransferase, whose product MAARKTSTFWYYISKAIFAVAGWRLGPRVPADIKKSMMIAAPHTSNWDFIFARAAFFLMDVDVKLTIKKEWTTIPVLGALVRGLGGLAVDRSRNNSLVDGMVQLFKEHDELVILITPEGTRSYQPKWRKGFYHAAVGAGVPIQLGYLDYKNKEAGVGPAFWPTGDYEKDLEEIKAFYRTKQGRFPEKGVR is encoded by the coding sequence ATGGCCGCTCGCAAAACCTCTACGTTCTGGTACTACATTTCCAAAGCCATTTTCGCGGTAGCGGGCTGGCGGCTGGGGCCACGGGTGCCCGCCGACATCAAGAAAAGCATGATGATTGCCGCGCCGCACACCAGCAACTGGGACTTCATCTTCGCGCGGGCCGCGTTTTTTCTGATGGACGTGGACGTGAAGCTCACCATCAAAAAGGAGTGGACCACCATTCCGGTATTGGGCGCGCTGGTGCGTGGTCTGGGCGGCCTGGCCGTAGACCGCAGCCGCAACAACAGCCTCGTAGATGGTATGGTGCAGCTGTTTAAGGAACACGATGAGCTGGTGATTCTGATTACGCCCGAGGGTACCCGCTCGTACCAGCCCAAATGGCGCAAAGGCTTCTACCACGCCGCGGTGGGGGCCGGGGTGCCCATCCAGCTCGGCTACCTCGATTACAAAAACAAGGAGGCCGGAGTGGGCCCCGCCTTCTGGCCCACCGGCGACTACGAGAAGGATCTGGAGGAAATCAAGGCCTTCTACCGCACCAAGCAGGGCCGCTTCCCAGAGAAAGGCGTACGCTAA
- a CDS encoding patatin-like phospholipase family protein — MTLTEKPISTSQPSATPPGLALALSGGGARGLAHLGVLAALDELALPVAALAGVSSGAIVGAFYAAGFAPREILQLFMGVSITRLTRMAFSRYGLLQLGAVEALFARHLGAGCTFESLRLPLTLVATDLTAGASVHFSQGLLIPPLLGSSAVPVLYRPIEYQGRQLADGGLLNNLPVDALLGRGWPVVAVNCIPTNTGGRITGFRNLVERTLNLIIGANSTLSKQQCQLLLEPPELRAYRPLDYRRGQELFDIGYRYTLAQALALRALLTAPADSPEPE, encoded by the coding sequence GTGACACTGACCGAGAAGCCAATAAGCACCAGCCAACCTTCAGCAACGCCTCCCGGCCTGGCTTTGGCCTTGTCGGGGGGAGGGGCGCGCGGCTTGGCCCACCTGGGCGTGCTGGCCGCCCTCGACGAGCTGGCGCTGCCGGTAGCGGCGCTGGCCGGCGTATCGTCGGGGGCCATTGTAGGGGCGTTTTACGCGGCCGGGTTTGCGCCCCGCGAGATTCTGCAGCTGTTTATGGGCGTCAGCATCACGCGGCTCACCCGGATGGCTTTCAGCCGTTACGGGCTGCTGCAACTGGGGGCGGTGGAGGCGCTATTTGCCCGGCATCTGGGGGCCGGCTGCACCTTCGAGAGCCTGCGCCTGCCCCTGACGCTGGTGGCCACCGACCTGACGGCCGGGGCGTCGGTGCATTTTTCGCAGGGCCTGCTGATTCCGCCGCTGCTGGGCTCGTCGGCGGTGCCGGTGCTGTACCGGCCCATTGAGTACCAGGGCCGGCAGCTGGCCGATGGGGGCCTGCTTAACAACCTGCCCGTGGATGCGCTGCTGGGCCGGGGCTGGCCGGTGGTGGCCGTCAACTGCATTCCTACCAACACGGGCGGGCGGATTACAGGCTTCCGCAACCTAGTGGAACGCACCCTCAACCTGATTATCGGAGCCAACAGCACCCTCAGCAAGCAGCAGTGCCAGCTGCTGCTGGAGCCGCCGGAGCTGCGCGCCTACCGCCCGCTGGACTACCGGCGCGGGCAGGAGCTGTTCGATATCGGCTACCGCTACACGCTGGCGCAGGCCCTGGCGCTGCGGGCGCTGCTAACCGCGCCGGCCGATTCGCCAGAGCCGGAGTAA
- a CDS encoding MBL fold metallo-hydrolase, which produces MTVHTLDTGLFKLDGGAMFGVVPKSMWQKLVPADANNMCTWAMRCLLVEDNGRLLLIDNGIGEKQDEKFRGHFYLHGDDTLEKSLRRLGYTSADITDVLLTHLHFDHCGGSVVRTAAGQLELAFPNATYWSNQSHWDWAVTPNAREKASFLKENILPIQESGHLRFIDSAADVPAELGAVREIIFADGHTEKMMVPLLDYKGSKLAFMADLLPSAAHIPLPYVMGYDVRPLQTLTEKEQVLRRAADENWVLVLEHDAAHECCTVQHTEKGVRLADTFKLSDL; this is translated from the coding sequence ATGACCGTTCATACCCTCGATACCGGCCTGTTTAAACTCGATGGCGGCGCCATGTTTGGCGTGGTGCCCAAAAGCATGTGGCAGAAGCTGGTGCCCGCCGACGCCAACAACATGTGCACCTGGGCCATGCGCTGCCTGCTGGTGGAAGACAACGGCCGGCTGCTGCTGATTGACAACGGCATCGGGGAGAAGCAGGACGAGAAGTTCCGGGGCCATTTCTACCTGCACGGCGACGACACGCTGGAAAAGTCGCTGCGCCGCCTGGGCTACACCTCGGCGGATATCACCGACGTGCTGCTGACGCACCTGCACTTCGACCACTGCGGCGGCTCGGTGGTGCGCACGGCTGCCGGCCAGTTGGAGCTGGCCTTCCCGAACGCCACCTATTGGAGCAACCAAAGCCACTGGGACTGGGCCGTGACGCCTAACGCCCGCGAAAAAGCCAGCTTTCTGAAGGAAAACATTCTGCCCATCCAGGAAAGCGGCCACCTGCGCTTTATTGATTCGGCCGCCGATGTGCCGGCTGAACTGGGCGCTGTGCGGGAAATCATCTTCGCCGACGGCCATACCGAAAAGATGATGGTGCCGCTGCTCGACTACAAAGGCAGCAAACTGGCCTTCATGGCCGACCTGCTGCCCAGCGCCGCCCACATTCCGCTGCCCTACGTGATGGGCTACGACGTGCGCCCCCTGCAGACCCTCACCGAAAAGGAGCAGGTGCTGCGCCGCGCCGCCGACGAAAACTGGGTGCTGGTGCTGGAGCACGATGCCGCCCACGAGTGCTGCACGGTGCAGCACACCGAAAAAGGCGTGCGTCTGGCCGATACGTTCAAACTGTCGGATCTGTAA
- a CDS encoding acetyl-CoA carboxylase carboxyltransferase subunit alpha, whose amino-acid sequence MLLDFEQPIAVLEGKLREMQQLALDSQVDVSDAVAALEAKIKTLKKETYANLTRWQRVQLSRHPERPYTLDYIEGMTEKFVELHGDRTVGDDKAMVGGFAEIDGRSVMFIGQQKGRNTKQRQMRNFGMPNPEGYRKALRLMKLAEKFGKPIVTLIDTPGAFPGLEAEERGQGEAIARNLKEMFLLKVPVICIIIGEGASGGALGIAIGDRVLMLENTWYSVISPESCSSILWRSWDYKEQAAEALKLTATDMLGNKLVDGIVKEPLGGAHTDTAAMIKTLKKTILKTLDELEALPHEERISQRIDKFSAMGVVLE is encoded by the coding sequence ATGCTCCTCGATTTTGAACAACCAATTGCCGTGCTCGAAGGCAAGCTCCGTGAAATGCAACAGCTGGCGCTCGATAGCCAGGTGGACGTTTCGGATGCCGTAGCGGCCCTCGAAGCCAAAATCAAGACCCTTAAAAAGGAAACCTACGCCAACCTGACCCGCTGGCAGCGCGTGCAGCTCTCGCGCCACCCCGAACGGCCTTACACCCTCGACTACATTGAGGGCATGACTGAGAAGTTTGTAGAGCTGCACGGCGACCGGACCGTGGGCGACGACAAGGCCATGGTGGGCGGCTTCGCTGAAATCGACGGCCGCTCGGTGATGTTCATTGGCCAGCAGAAGGGCCGCAACACCAAGCAGCGGCAGATGCGCAATTTCGGCATGCCCAACCCCGAAGGCTACCGCAAGGCCCTGCGCCTGATGAAGCTGGCCGAGAAGTTCGGCAAGCCCATCGTGACGCTGATTGACACGCCCGGCGCGTTTCCGGGCCTCGAGGCCGAGGAGCGGGGGCAGGGCGAGGCCATTGCCCGCAACCTCAAGGAAATGTTCCTGCTGAAGGTGCCCGTCATCTGCATCATCATCGGCGAAGGTGCTTCGGGCGGGGCCCTGGGTATTGCCATCGGCGACCGGGTGCTGATGCTGGAAAACACCTGGTACTCGGTGATTTCGCCGGAGTCGTGCAGCAGCATTCTGTGGCGCAGCTGGGACTACAAGGAGCAGGCCGCCGAGGCCCTCAAGCTCACGGCCACCGATATGCTGGGCAACAAGCTTGTGGACGGCATCGTGAAGGAGCCCCTGGGTGGCGCCCACACCGACACGGCCGCCATGATTAAAACCCTGAAGAAAACCATCCTCAAAACCCTCGACGAGCTGGAAGCCCTGCCCCACGAGGAGCGCATCAGCCAGCGCATCGACAAGTTCTCGGCGATGGGCGTGGTGCTGGAGTAG